The genomic DNA CAGATGAAAAAACCAGAAGTTGATTATATTGAAGGACTTTCACCTGCAATATCCATTGATCAAAAAACTACACGAATGAATCCCAGATCCACTGTTGGTACTGTAACAGAGATATATGATTATTTCAGGCTATTATTTGCACGTGTGGGTATTCCTCATTGTTACAAATGTGGAAAAGAAATTTCGCAACAAACCGCAGGGCAGATAGTTGATTCTATTCTCACAGAAGAGGAAGATACCAAAATACAGGTACTTGCACCTGTTGTTAAGGATCGGAAAGGAGAACATCATAAGGTTTTTGAAGACCTCAAAAAGAAGGGTTTTGTACGTGTAAGGGTTGATGGTGAAATATCTAATCTTGACACAGACTTTGACCTTGATAAAAATAAAAAACACTCTGTTGAGGTAGTTGTGGATAGACTGGTCATTAGATCGGATGAGGACTTTAAACGAAGATTAGCAGACTCTGTTGAAACAGCACTAGAATTAGGTGAAGGAATTGTAATTGTATCCTACATGGAAGAAAAAGGGAAATCAACTGATAAAGTATTCAGTGAACATTTTGCATGTACAGAATGTGGAATAAACTTCGAAGAGATAAGTCCCAGGATGTTTTCATTCAACAATCCACAAGGTGCATGTCCAGAATGTAATGGTCTTGGAAGTAAATTAGAAATTGATACAGACTTTGTTGTACCTGATAAACATCTTTCACTCAACAATGGAGCCATACTTCCATGGAGCAAATCAGGTAACAAGGACAATTATTATTATCAGATGCTCCAGGCAGTTTCTGATCACTATGGCTTTAGCATGGACACACCATTTGAAGAGCTACCCGAAAAATATCAGAGATACATACTATACGGCACACCCGACAAGGTACAATTTATCTTCAGAAGAAAAAACAGACAACATAAGGTTAACCGACGTTTTGAAGGTGTTGTAAAAAGAATGGAACGTCTGTTTATGGAAACCCAATCAAACTACATGAGAAGTTACGTTGGAAAGTTTATGAGCGACAGAAAATGTCCTGTCTGTAAAGGTACCAGACTGCGTCCCGAAGCCAGATCTGTTACAATTGGTGGTAAATCCATATCAGAAGTAGTTGAAATGCCCATAAAAACTTCAAAAAGTTTTTTCGACCAATTAGATCTGACTGAAATGGAACATTTCATTGCAAAAGAGATTTTAAAGGAAATAAAGGAGCGTCTCAAGTTTTTAGAAGATGTTGGTCTTGATTACATTACCCTCGACAGATCTTCCGGAACGCTTTCTGGTGGAGAAGCACAAAGAATACGTCTTGCAACACAGATAGGCTCTGGTCTCGTTGGTGTGCTCTACATATTAGACGAACCAAGTATTGGATTGCATCAAAGGGATAATGCAAGACTTATAGAAACATTAAAAAGACTTAGAGATATTGGAAATACACTCATAGTTGTTGAACATGACGAAGAAACAATAATGAGCGCTGATTATGTTGTTGACATAGGACCTGGAGCAGGAGAGCATGGTGGAAAGGTAATAGCCGAGGGAACACCGCAGGAAATAATGGAAAATACAGATTCAATTACAGGAAGGTATCTTTCAAGGGCAGAAACAATACACATACCAG from Methanobacterium spitsbergense includes the following:
- the uvrA gene encoding excinuclease ABC subunit UvrA; protein product: MNNITTKKGSINIKGAREHNLKNIELTLPRDKFLVITGLSGSGKSSLAFDTIYAEGQRRYVESLSAYARQFLGQMKKPEVDYIEGLSPAISIDQKTTRMNPRSTVGTVTEIYDYFRLLFARVGIPHCYKCGKEISQQTAGQIVDSILTEEEDTKIQVLAPVVKDRKGEHHKVFEDLKKKGFVRVRVDGEISNLDTDFDLDKNKKHSVEVVVDRLVIRSDEDFKRRLADSVETALELGEGIVIVSYMEEKGKSTDKVFSEHFACTECGINFEEISPRMFSFNNPQGACPECNGLGSKLEIDTDFVVPDKHLSLNNGAILPWSKSGNKDNYYYQMLQAVSDHYGFSMDTPFEELPEKYQRYILYGTPDKVQFIFRRKNRQHKVNRRFEGVVKRMERLFMETQSNYMRSYVGKFMSDRKCPVCKGTRLRPEARSVTIGGKSISEVVEMPIKTSKSFFDQLDLTEMEHFIAKEILKEIKERLKFLEDVGLDYITLDRSSGTLSGGEAQRIRLATQIGSGLVGVLYILDEPSIGLHQRDNARLIETLKRLRDIGNTLIVVEHDEETIMSADYVVDIGPGAGEHGGKVIAEGTPQEIMENTDSITGRYLSRAETIHIPEHRHSPNGNYLTVKGARQNNLKNIDVTFPLGVFTCITGVSGSGKSTLINDVLYKGVNGKLNRKNMLAGKHDDIIGIEHLDKTIIIDQSAIGRTPRSNSATYTGVFTYIRELFAQTLAAKNRGYKPGRFSFNVKGGRCEACSGDGIIKIEMHFLADVYVPCEVCQGKRYNRETLDVRYKGKNIAEVLDMTVEESLEFFENIPKIHKKLKTLDDVGLGYIKLGQPATTLSGGEAQRVKLAKELSRQSTGKTLYILDEPTTGLHFADIKKLLDVLGRLRDSGNTVLVIEHNLDVIKTADYIIDLGPEGGDEGGLVVAEGTPEEISLSTSYTGKYLKDVLDGVTPHMRGQMIPEKELVDSSTKDK